In Theileria equi strain WA chromosome 3, complete sequence, the genomic window CTGAGTGGTATTTGGAAATCCAACGATATGCACAACGATAGGAGTCTCTCCGCTAAAGCCGTCAGCCTTCACATCAAACTTACAATCAAAATGCATTTGACCTCTACTTTGTTCTTTTGACACTGATATCCACCTTACAGTACAAGTAGCTACATTGTTAGAAAGGTAATCTAACAATTCCGTGGCATTATGGTCGGGTGACTCTAACTTAAACTTTGCCGATAGTAAGCCATCTCTTTGCTTGAGATCCAAATAGTTACCTTGTTTATTCAAAATAACATTATTGAATGTATGGGATGAATGAGGCATGAACTAAAAAGACATTAGGATGAATGATTTGAATAAACCAACCGGATGTTCATTCTTAATGATGGGTGATTTCATTTGATCATTCACTTTATCCATGAATCCCTTTGCAGATCTATTCTTTACTTCCAGAGGGTGCTGCTGCGGTACTCCTTGAGAGTGTTGCAATGGTACCCTCTGCGGGCGTTTCTGCGGAGACCCTTGGGCATGTTGCGGTGGTATTCCTTGCGGGGCGTGCTCTGGTGTTCTTTGGAAGTGCGAAGGTGGCGTCTGGGGAGCGGTTGGAGGATTATCCTGCACTTCCCGATTCATTTGTGTTAGTTCTTTCAAACTGGGATATAACTGGTTTCCCATCTTGAAGaaattatattttacaaagAAACTCTTACCTCCAAGAGACTATATTCCTCAGCGTCATACTGAATATTTTCAGGGTGTAAATAGAGTGCGCTGGCTAGGATAGAAAAGCTAATGGGAACTGTGGAAAATATGTGCACAAAAATTGGTACCGTACCCGTTGAAGTAGTCTCATTTGTTGCATGTGAAACCGGAAGTGAATAGACCAATGTTGAAGATATCACAAACCAGAGTATGCACAGGTGGAGAATTTTTTTCAAATGACTCCACCTAGAAACATAATTATGCGAACCCATCGCACTGTCTCCACTGTGATTTACAGTTCCCTCAAAACTGAGACTGTTCATCTTTGTCAATAATTATACATGTGGAATACGAGTATGGTTTATCAAATCATGTCTGCATGTAATCAATATTTGGTGATGAATATATCTCCTTACCTGTGGTTCCTAACAAATTAATTGTTGACTATCTGCATCTTGGTATACCGTATACCGTATTTACCGTTTATATCAGATGAATTCAACGATTTTAGCACGAACAGGGTCCTAAAATTATCAAAGGGAAGAATAGTAACAGTCactaaagaatctgaagacTAGCACATTGTAGTATATATCTCTACTAGAGATATATTTGCGACAAATGAACTCATTAATATCAAATTATACAAATGCAAAGCATTCAATGTGTGAATTAACCTATTTTTGTCGAACGTGATATGATAAATGAAAGAAAAATCAAGAAGCAAGTAGCATCAAACTAATTGTAAGTTGCTCAAATCTTATCGATTTGCAAATCTTTGACGCAAAGCCTGTCTACGGTGTGTAGGAACGAGAACAAATAGACAACGGTCACAAATATCGTGACTATACACagattttaaatatacGATAGATTGTATTATAATAACTAAAACAAAGGAGTCAAAGATCGCTGGATCCTCAGAGGAGATGTTAGACAAACCTAAAGAAGCTTGTCTACAGTGCTATGCTGCGTACAAGTGCATAGCGACAATATGGAAACAACGGCGTCTTAAAGACCAATTATTCATCGTAAAAGTTCGTTCTTATTGTATTACCTAGTTTTTCATGCTTGAAACTGTCTCTTCTCATACATGAACAAAAGCGCAGACCGCACAAGATTCGTCACGCGCTCAGACAGAACCATGTTCAGATGACACATATAAATAAAACAGAAACGCTAGCTATTCACAAAGTAAAAATCACAGCTGTTAAGACCATGACAGAGATTGTAATGTGTGGTACATACACCTGCCTACAATCTTCTACCTCTCCTACCACACTTTCTTCTGGTAGAATCAGTTGGAATGGGAGTTACATCCTCAATTCTTCCAATTTTAAGACCAGAACGAGCCAAGGACCTAATGATGATTGTTATTTCAGGTCTATCTATACAAACCTCAAGGCAGATTGTGCTCCAGGTCCTGGAGTCTTTGACCTTGTTCCACCAGTAGCGCGAAGCTTAACATGAACTGCAGTAATACCCAACTCCTTCAATCTAGCAGCCACATCCTGTGCTGCCATCATAGCCGCATATGGGCTGGACTCATCACGATCAGCCTTGACCTTCATACCACCTATACATTTTGTATAAACGAGAAATATAACAAACCAGTGACTCTGACTAAAGTTTCCCTTCCAGATAGATCGGTGACGTGGATAAAGGTGTCGTTGAATGATGCGTATATATGTGCTACACCAAAGACATGATCACCCTTACTCTGTGGACCCAAAGCAGCAACTGGCTCAGCGGCTGGAGCAGAACCCTTCTTTGCAGAACTCATGCTACCCTATAATAATTAACATAAAACCGCCGTAACAGATGGTGTAGATGTGGACAATGTCGTGCACTAAATCCCGATGCAacaaaaatgaagaaattgTAGCAGGAAAGTATAAACGTAAAATAATCAAGACAAGGGATAAACACAGAAGCGGTGCGCAAAATGCCAAAGGACGGAACTTACTGATAGAAATgtattctttaaattttctTTAAACGTCAGCAGCTAGGCTGTGTagtttatttaaaattaaTTAAATACGATAAATATCTGAATAATTTAAACTAAAACAAGTCCACTTTCTTTTAAATACTGTCCACCGTGATGTACCATACAACCACCCCCACCCGTTACCCATCGACTACAAAAGTCCTGGCACTCATCCTTGAGAGTATGAGATGACGTCACCTGACGGTCTTTATGATAGCCGATCGAATTATAAACAcgttttattataaatcTAGTCCATGAGTGCTGCAACAACTGTCTTGGCAATCTGCGAATATGAATTATATCTCAGAACGCGAAATAGTCCACGTATGCTATTTACTACGAGTATATTAATATATGGTTATTGTGGCTCTGTGTGTCGGCGTTATATGGATCGAGTAATTTGTAAAAGCTATATATTCAAGCAGCTTCCGGTCTGCAGATGTACAGACATAGAAACAGGATACTTTTAGGATAAATAAGACATAAGAACTATAAGTTTGTAATGTTTCCACCAGACAACCTGTTGAGCAGATATCCAAGTCATGCCCTCCCTCGTCCTTCCAGACATTTTCAGGAACAAGTTTGATAATAAATCCCATGTTCGCTGGGATTAGATGTTTCCTGAGTTTATTTTGTGCCTTTTTGTAGTATACATCGCAAGCGTAACCAAGGGTGTAGGTGTTACAATCTCTGGAAGGACCGTGAGCCGTTTTAACAGAGCTATACAGAACAAACGCTCCAGATTCAAACATTTACAAGCTATATTTGGTACAAATACTCactttggatttttatACCAGATATCGGCGAACCGTGGTACGATTTTAACAACTAGACCAAAATATAGCAAAAGTCTTCCAATGTCAAACGAGAATATAGTTTCAAATACCCTTCAACATGTAAAGGAGATaccaaaaacaaacttgatTATGACGGTATCGTATGATGGGACGGACTATTCCGGGTTCGTAGGTCCAATGTTGTTTCT contains:
- a CDS encoding 40S ribosomal protein S14, putative (encoded by transcript BEWA_005410A), which codes for MSSAKKGSAPAAEPVAALGPQSKGDHVFGVAHIYASFNDTFIHVTDLSGRETLVRVTGGMKVKADRDESSPYAAMMAAQDVAARLKELGITAVHVKLRATGGTRSKTPGPGAQSALRSLARSGLKIGRIEDVTPIPTDSTRRKCGRRGRRL